Proteins found in one Drosophila innubila isolate TH190305 chromosome X, UK_Dinn_1.0, whole genome shotgun sequence genomic segment:
- the LOC117790576 gene encoding E3 ubiquitin-protein ligase znrf2 translates to MGQKASTPATSGQQSPRSRTFSSSSTGATATDTSPGNSAVGNRSGDAAQGFNLLRTLPGLQVYHHHHSQQNSTSIDRQRARSLSSVPDIQQQQQQQQQQQQQQQQQQQQGSTTYPHTHPAVSVSVSANSNSNSFQAAAANNNSSSAAAQSYMQQRRALGDSIRDMSMTGANIVESIALAASATSANGIGRVYTATSLPSHIWSFNGIKCPVCNKFVLPDDIECHLVMCLTKPRLSYNEDTLLDAKGECVICLEDLSPGDTIARLPCLCIYHKGCIDRWFEVNRSCPEHPGD, encoded by the exons ATGGGTCAAAAGGCAAGCACACCAGCGACAAGCGGCCAGCAGAGCCCACGCTCCAGAACATTCTCCAGCAGCTCAAcgggagcaacagcaacggacACATCGCCAGGCAACTCAGCGGTGGGTAACCGCAGTGGAGATGCCGCTCAAGGATTCAATTTGCTGCGCACATTGCCGGGTCTACAAGtctatcatcatcatcatagtCAGCAGAACTCCACGTCCATAGATAGACAGCGGGCGCGCAGTCTTAGCTCTGTTCCGGacatccaacaacaacaacagcagcaacagcaacaacaacagcagcagcagcaacaacaacaacagggaTCGACAACGtatccacacacacatcccGCCGTCTCAGTCTCTGTGTCAGCGAATTCAAATAGCAATAGCTTCCAAGCAGCTgccgccaacaacaacagctcatCGGCAGCCGCCCAAAGCTACATGCAACAGCGACGTGCTCTTGGCGATTCCATACGC GACATGTCAATGACTGGCGCCAACATCGTGGAGAGCATCGCACTTGCCGCGTCGGCAACGTCGGCGAATGGCATTGGTCGTGTTTATACAGCGACATCGCTTCCATCGCACATTTGGTCCTTTAATG GTATCAAGTGTCCCGTGTGCAATAAGTTCGTGTTGCCAGACGATATTGAATGCCATTTAGTTATGTGCCTAACAAAACCACGACTCTCATATAACG AGGACACATTGTTGGACGCCAAAGGTGAGTGCGTCATTTGCCTTGAAGACTTGAGTCCAGGTGACACAATTGCTCGTTTGCCATGTTTATGCATCTACCACAAAGG CTGCATTGATCGTTGGTTTGAGGTGAATCGCTCCTGTCCCGAGCATCCAGGAGATTAG
- the LOC117782224 gene encoding TATA element modulatory factor, producing MSWFEKARTVLIEALDIQDDDNKTTDNVGSGSSVTASSSAASTPGGKATTTATTTLPTTASALASSSAAMATSAIEEATFYDNPHANEMVTIPPRASDASTPATTANLYAKRQSATSDSVDLLSSPSPTSPTSQSAASCMRNSESSLELITAPTTASELEMELSPDTEPSLPDSIVIIASNETSDNADGDDDEADDADDDDDDGHALHLDQDDHSLHLNDSTKTMKALVFSDTQAAVSVSNAGADSDSTQSFEDIQLQLSHKSKSGNDGSPGGSEACQHGSKTEMVDQSYSSTSSDIEIISNPNGDSSTNSTTTRTSPQKFKELCGAMKGNQHGLHGLKNKGHHREPSEISLLSEDSQSELDKLVNRISELNQVIEAREQRLLQSERQNAELLERNQQLCAQVEAAKNSANSSEANEAVQRLSALEKKFQGSIRERDALRIQIKSLKDELLNKIPKDELTECNEMITALQSEGEKLSKEILQQSNIIKKLRAKEKTSDTLLKKNGEQISLLSSESERLKKSLAAKEEMERTQIEAVNRMTNEKRRVDEENAEIRSRNEDLQSKLAALQTSFDGIKGDLQQRQRHEQHQIQAENQEYVQQLSDMREKLRITEHNMAKREQQLREENRELLRRLEAAETRAECSTQELSVSTTPLIRQIESLQKTLNQRSASWSKDEQQLLQKLEDSQSQLHSLQQLESVQNEKQELLRTRCDLLEEKLSNALVQSESAKITLRQQELDASLKENDYKSQLVTLQEQLKQRQDKLDALTEQCQQLETDLRKQRSFQRTSELTVEAVKASSELSESRCQKALHASPPLSLVDDSGSAEDALGGIIDWQGDDMECVSNSGRQQSGIIQGVHLSFMAGNTTTLEHLQALLKQRDGELTHLQWELSRLQAERSVLDSEISNLTMELETLKEKVQAFESMEKCYEDLQHRYDALLQMYGEKVERTEELELDLVELKQAYKLQIDELLAAPPPNLQRTPKHI from the exons ATGAGTTGGTTCGAAAAAGCCAGAACTGTTCTAATTGAGGCGCTCGATATTCAGGATGATGACAACAAGACAACCGACAACGTTGGCAGCGGCTCCTCTGTCACAGCGAGCAGCAGCGCAGCGTCGACGCCTGGAGgcaaagcaacaacgacagcgacaacgacattGCCAACGACAGCGTCAGCGTTGGCGTCGTCGTCAGCCGCGATGGCAACGTCAGCTATAGAGGAAGCCACCTTTTATGATAATCCACATGCCAATGAGATGGTTACCATTCCACCACGAGCAAGCGACGCCTCAACGCCAGCTACAACAGCTAATCTCTATGCGAAGCGACAGTCGGCCACATCGGATTCCGTTGATCTGCTATCATCACCGTCACCCACATCACCCACATCTCAAAGTGCCGCCAGCTGCATGCGCAATTCCGAATCTTCGTTGGAGCTAATAACAGCGCCTACAACGGCCAGTGAACTGGAAATGGAATTGTCACCGGATACGGAGCCATCGTTGCCGGATAGCATTGTCATCATAGCCAGCAATGAAACGTCCGACAATGCGGATGGCGATGATGACGAGGCAGATGAtgccgatgatgatgatgatgatggtcaTGCGCTTCATTTGGATCAGGATGATCATTCTCTGCACTTAAATG ATTCAACCAAAACCATGAAGGCTTTGGTGTTCAGCGATACACAAGCCGCTGTAAGTGTGTCAAATGCTGGCGCTGATTCGGATTCAACGCAAAGCTTTGAGGACATTCAGCTCCAGTTGAGTCACAAGAGCAAGTCGGGCAACGACGGCAGTCCTGGAGGATCAGAGGCGTGTCAACATGGCAGCAAGACGGAGATGGTGGATCAGAGCTACTCGTCGACGTCATCAGACATTGAGATCATATCGAATCCGAATGGAGACTCCAGCACAAATAGCACCACAACGCGCACAAGTCCGCAAAAGTTCAAGGAGCTGTGCGGTGCTATGAAGGGGAATCAACATGGTCTTCATGGCCTTAAGAACAAGGGACATCATCGTGAGCCATCGGAAATATCGTTGCTGTCGGAGGACTCGCAATCGGAGCTGGACAAGCTGGTGAATCGCATTAGCGAGCTCAATCAGGTGATTGAGGCGCGTGAACAGCGATTGCTACAGTCGGAGCGACAAAATGCCGAGCTGCTCGAGCGGAATCAGCAGCTTTGTGCCCAAGTTGAGGCGGCAAAGAACAGTGCCAACAGCTCGGAGGCCAATGAGGCAGTGCAGCGACTGTCGGCGCTGGAGAAGAAGTTTCAGGGTAGCATACGGGAACGGGATGCGTTGCGCATTCAAATCAAGAGCCTTAAGGATGAGCTGCTCAATAAGATACCCAAGGATGAGCTGACCGAATGCAATGAAATGATCACCGCTCTGCAGTCCGAGGGAGAGAAACTATCCAAGGAGATACTGCAACAGTCGAACATCATCAAGAAGTTGCGCGCCAAAGAGAAAACTTCGGATACGCTGCTGAAGAAGAATGGAGAGCAAATCTCGTTGCTCTCCAGCGAATCGGAACGATTGAAGAAGTCCCTCGCCGCCAAAGAGGAAATGGAGCGTACACAAATCGAGGCCGTCAATCGAATGACCAACGAGAAGCGACGCGTCGACGAGGAGAATGCTGAAATTCGCAGTCGCAACGAAGATTTGCAGTCCAAGCTGGCGGCATTGCAGACCAGCTTCGATGGCATCAAAGGAGATCTGCAGCAGCGTCAGCGACACGAGCAACATCAAATCCAGGCCGAGAATCAGGAGTATGTGCAGCAGTTGAGTGATATGCGCGAAAAGCTGCGCATCACCGAGCACAACATGGCCAAGCGGGAGCAACAACTGCGTGAGGAGAATCGCGAACTCTTGCGACGCCTCGAGGCGGCCGAAACCCGTGCCGAGTGCAGCACCCAGGAGCTGAGTGTGTCCACAACGCCGCTTATCCGACAAATCGAATCGCTGCAAAAGACGCTGAATCAACGCAGCGCCAGCTGGAGCAAGGATGAGCAGCAGTTGCTGCAGAAGCTCGAGGATTCCCAGTCACAGCTGCATTCGCTGCAACAGCTCGAATCGGTGCAGAACGAGAAACAGGAACTCTTGCGCACCCGCTGCGATCTGCTCGAGGAGAAGCTGTCCAATGCACTGGTGCAGTCAGAGAGTGCCAAGATTACGCTGCGTCAGCAGGAACTGGACGCCAGTCTCAAGGAGAATGATTACAAGAG TCAACTTGTCACGCTGCAGGAGCAGCTGAAACAGCGCCAGGACAAGCTGGATGCCTTGACGGAGCAGTGCCAGCAGCTGGAAACGGATTTGCGCAAGCAGCGTTCATTTCAGCGCACCAGTGAACTGACCGTGGAGGCGGTCAAGGCCAGCAGCGAGCTGTCGGAGAGTCGCTGCCAGAAGGCGTTGCATGCGTCGCCACCGCTGAGTCTTGTGGACGACAGCGGCTCCGCCGAGGATGCACTTGGTGGCATCATTGACTGGCAAGGC GATGATATGGAGTGTGTGTCCAACAGTGGACGTCAACAGTCGGGCATTATACAGGGCGTGCATCTGAGCTTTATGGCTGGGAATACCACAACGCTGGAGCATCTGCAGGCGCTGCTCAAGCAGCGGGATGGCGAACTGACGCATCTACAGTGGGAGCTGTCGCGTCTGCAGGCGGAACGCAGCGTCCTGGACAGCGAGATATCCAATTTAACCATGGAACTGGAGACA TTGAAGGAGAAAGTGCAAGCGTTCGAGAGCATGGAGAAATGTTACGAGGATCTGCAGCATCGCTACGATGCATTGCTGCAAATGTACGGCGAAAAGGTGGAACGCACTGAGGAGCTGGAACTGGATCTGGTTGAGCTGAAGCAGGCGTATAAGCTGCAAATCGATGAGCTGCTTGCGGCGCCGCCACCAAATCTACAGCGGACACCGAAGCACATATGA
- the LOC117782238 gene encoding ras-related protein Rab-40C isoform X1, which produces MRTMTKDYDYLLKVLLVGDSDVGKHEILSNLEDPSTESPFCSGNDCTSHILQTVAYKTTTILLEGKRVKLQIWDTSGQGRFCTIIRSYSRGAQGIILVYDITNKWSFDGIDRWLKEVEEHAPGIPKVLVGNRLHLAYKRQVAAKQAETYASRNNMSCFEISPLCDFNIRESFCELARMALHRNGIEHIWRSNKVLSLQELCCRTIVRRTSVYAIDSLHLPPSVKSTLKSYALTTSQCYNSLTQNSKSRNRCKTPTSNSRNSCAIA; this is translated from the exons ATGAGAACCATGACAAAAGACTACGACTATTTACTAAAGGTTCTACTGGTTGGGGATAGCGATGTGGGTAAACATGAAATACTCTCCAATCTGGAGGATCCATCCACAGAAAGCCCCTTCTGCAGTGGCAATG ACTGCACATCTCACATATTGCAAACGGTAgcatataaaacaacaacgatatTGCTGGAGGGTAAACGGGTCAAGCTACAGATATGGGATACATCCGGCCAGGGGCGTTTCTGCACCATAATACGCTCGTATTCACGAGGTGCTCAGGGTATTATATTAGTGTACGATATAACAAACAAATGGAGCTTCGATGGCATCGATCGCTGGCTGAAAGAGGTCGAAGAG catGCACCTGGCATACCCAAAGTATTGGTTGGAAATCGTTTGCACTTGGCCTACAAGCGTCAGGTGGCTGCCAAACAGGCCGAAACCTATGCCTCACGCAACAATATGTCCTGCTTTGAGATATCGCCACTCTGCGATTTCAATATACGCGAATCTTTCTGCGAATTGGCCCGCATGGCATTGCATCGCAATGGCATTGAGCATATTTGGCGCAGCAATAAGG tGCTGTCGCTGCAGGAGCTCTGCTGTCGAACAATTGTGCGTCGGACGAGCGTTTATGCTATTGATTCGTTGCACCTGCCGCCCTCCGTTAAATCGACACTCAAGTCATATGCGTTGACAACGTCACAGTGCTACAATTCGTTAACACAGAACTCAAAGAGTCGGAATCGCTGCAAGACGCCCACAAGCAACAGTCGCAACAGTTGTGCGATCGCGTGA
- the LOC117782233 gene encoding chitinase-3-like protein 2: protein MFNYNKIRENERNISNAESTRRKLEYVNRCRLVTAFAILVCFIFVPLCLFTTNQHQLQQQQREQPQRLVCYYTTSDRDALSLLDVPGDLCTHINIGVADLYNSTLLLSQRLEQVLQNDTRLFRAKNPQVKLLLWIGGADSGHQFADMVVNHARRKQFLRSLKAVMHKYPSLDGIDLDWEFPSAYDKERMHFSQLLHEIRLEWVREKRAHNLLTMAVAAPEGIAFFAYNIREINLYVDYVNLMTYDFHFYREDTPFTGLNAPLFARPTEQSIMSTFNINYTAHWWLKNGLEPHRLVIGLPTYGHSFTLVSPFNMRIGAPASGFGKCGQLGFTTLSETCACANEYLAPIYTYDNDTCSPYLSALGEWISYESKTSIACKVNYVKSMNVGGLMIFSLNTDDVRNTCGYLPRSGKPVFPLVQAAKGVLMGH from the exons atgtttaattataacaaaatacGGGAAAACGAACGAAACATCAGCAATGCGGAATCGACAAGAAGAAAACTTGAATATGTGAACCGTTGCAGACTTGTAACCGCATTCGCCATACTTGTTTGCTTCATATTCGTGCCTCTTTGTTTATTCACGACTAATCAGcatcaactgcaacaacaacaaagagaacaACCACAACGCTTGGTATGCTATTATACGACATCCGATCGCGATGCACTGAGTCTGCTGGATGTGCCCGGAGATTTATGCACGCATATAAACATTGGCGTTGCTGATTTGTACAATTCgacgctgttgttgtcgcagcGTCTGGAGCAGGTGCTCCAGAATGACACGCGTCTATTTCGCGCCAAGAATCCGCAGGTGAAGCTGCTGCTCTGGATTGGCGGTGCGGACAGTGGACATCAATTTGCTGACATGGTTGTGAATCATGCGCGTCGTAAACAATTTCTGCGTTCACTTAAGGCTGTCATGCACAAATATCCCAGTTTGGATGGCATCGATCTGGATTGGGAATTCCCCAGTGCCTATGATAAGGAGCGCATGCATTTCTCCCAGCTGCTGCACGAGATACGCCTCGAATGGGTGCGCGAGAAACGTGCTCATAATCTACTGACCATGGCAGTTGCCGCTCCCGAGGGCATCGCATTCTTTGCCTACAACATACGCGAAATCAATCTGTATGTGGACTATGTCAACTTGATGACCTACGACTTTCATTTCTATCGCGAAGACACGCCCTTTACTGGCCTCAATGCACCGCTCTTTGCCCGTCCCACGGAGCAGTCCATCATGAGCACCTTTAACATCAACTACACCGCACACTGGTGGCTTAAGAATGGACTGGAGCCCCATCGCTTGGTCATTGGACTGCCCACATACGGACATTCCTTTAC CCTGGTTAGTCCGTTCAACATGCGCATTGGGGCACCAGCCTCAGGATTTGGCAAATGTGGTCAACTGGGCTTCACCACGCTCTCGGAGACTTGTGCCTGTGCCAATGAATATCTTGCTCCGATCTACACCTATGACAACGATACGTGCTCACCCTATTTGAGTGCACTTGGGGAATGGATCTCTTACGAGAGTAAAACGAGCATTGCCTGCAAGGTCAACTATGTGAAATCCATGAATGTGGGCGGACTCATGATTTTCTCCCTCAACACGGATGATGTGAGGAACACTTGTGGTTACTTGCCACGCAGTGGCAAGCCTGTGTTCCCGCTGGTGCAAGCAGCCAAAGGCGTCCTTATGGGTCATTAA
- the LOC117782238 gene encoding ras-related protein Rab-40C isoform X2, whose protein sequence is MRTMTKDYDYLLKVLLVGDSDVGKHEILSNLEDPSTESPFCSGNAYKTTTILLEGKRVKLQIWDTSGQGRFCTIIRSYSRGAQGIILVYDITNKWSFDGIDRWLKEVEEHAPGIPKVLVGNRLHLAYKRQVAAKQAETYASRNNMSCFEISPLCDFNIRESFCELARMALHRNGIEHIWRSNKVLSLQELCCRTIVRRTSVYAIDSLHLPPSVKSTLKSYALTTSQCYNSLTQNSKSRNRCKTPTSNSRNSCAIA, encoded by the exons ATGAGAACCATGACAAAAGACTACGACTATTTACTAAAGGTTCTACTGGTTGGGGATAGCGATGTGGGTAAACATGAAATACTCTCCAATCTGGAGGATCCATCCACAGAAAGCCCCTTCTGCAGTGGCAATG catataaaacaacaacgatatTGCTGGAGGGTAAACGGGTCAAGCTACAGATATGGGATACATCCGGCCAGGGGCGTTTCTGCACCATAATACGCTCGTATTCACGAGGTGCTCAGGGTATTATATTAGTGTACGATATAACAAACAAATGGAGCTTCGATGGCATCGATCGCTGGCTGAAAGAGGTCGAAGAG catGCACCTGGCATACCCAAAGTATTGGTTGGAAATCGTTTGCACTTGGCCTACAAGCGTCAGGTGGCTGCCAAACAGGCCGAAACCTATGCCTCACGCAACAATATGTCCTGCTTTGAGATATCGCCACTCTGCGATTTCAATATACGCGAATCTTTCTGCGAATTGGCCCGCATGGCATTGCATCGCAATGGCATTGAGCATATTTGGCGCAGCAATAAGG tGCTGTCGCTGCAGGAGCTCTGCTGTCGAACAATTGTGCGTCGGACGAGCGTTTATGCTATTGATTCGTTGCACCTGCCGCCCTCCGTTAAATCGACACTCAAGTCATATGCGTTGACAACGTCACAGTGCTACAATTCGTTAACACAGAACTCAAAGAGTCGGAATCGCTGCAAGACGCCCACAAGCAACAGTCGCAACAGTTGTGCGATCGCGTGA